One segment of Triticum aestivum cultivar Chinese Spring chromosome 2A, IWGSC CS RefSeq v2.1, whole genome shotgun sequence DNA contains the following:
- the LOC123186534 gene encoding lecithin-cholesterol acyltransferase-like 1 has translation MAIVSPSTDCLALLTFLICLLRCCEAGYDVGVYNPIILIPGISCPNLEARLTDAYVPSLPHCGALKGKGWFSLWNNTSDLVRHNYVSCFEEQMCLVYDSALKDYRNLPGVETHVPDFGSAHGFTSKNLDSSRKGFCMTRVLEELQLLGYRDGDTLFGAPYDPRHAPPLPGQPSQVFSDYFARFKVLVEHASKKNQDKLVILVAHSFGGMATLKFINWTPITWRKKFIKHLVLISPTLPGGFMEALTNLASGPKPLVVPTIPRLSLRPMWRTFASALLFLPSSPVFGHMPLVITKNKNYSAYDYKDLLPAIGLKTEVVERVLSMKLRVDAPMVPTTYLNGVGVQTPEQAVYWDGNFNVAPKNVYGDGDGVMNLVSVLALVNDLHRQQQANIHFKFVKIVNTTHSNIVVQEHSLKKIMYEILEANR, from the exons ATGGCGATTGTCTCGCCATCTACTGATTGTCTAGCACTCCTCACCTTTCTCATCTGCCTCCTCCGTTGTTGCGAGGCGGGATATGATGTCGGGGTCTACAACCCAATAATCTTGATCCCAGGTATCAGTTGCCCCAACCTGGAGGCGCGGCTGACTGATGCCTACGTGCCGTCACTGCCCCACTGCGGTGCGCTCAAGGGGAAAGGGTGGTTCTCATTGTGGAACAACACATCTGACCTGGTCCGCCACAACTATGTGTCGTGCTTCGAGGAGCAGATGTGCCTCGTCTATGACTCTGCCCTCAAAGACTACCGGAACCTACCCGGTGTCGAGACGCATGTGCCAGACTTCGGCTCCGCCCATGGATTCACCTCAAAGAACCTCGATTC GAGCCGTAAGGGATTTTGCATGACAAGGGTCCTCGAAGAGCTTCAGTTGCTTGGGTATCGTGACGGAGATACCCTTTTCGGAGCTCCCTATGACCCACGGCATGCTCCGCCACTGCCAGGCCAGCCATCTCAAGTGTTCTCGGACTACTTTGCCCGTTTCAAGGTTCTGGTGGAGCATGCAAGCAAGAAGAACCAGGACAAACTGGTCATCCTCGTCGCACACAGCTTTGGTGGCATGGCCACCCTCAAGTTCATTAATTGGACTCCCATAACATGGAGGAAGAAATTCATCAAGCACCTGGTCCTCATATCGCCTACACTTCCGGGAGGCTTTATGGAGGCGCTCACGAACCTCGCCTCAGGACCGAAACCGCTCGTTGTCCCGACAATTCCGCGCTTGAGTTTGCGGCCAATGTGGAGAACCTTTGCGAGTGCCCTTTTATTCCTCCCGTCTTCCCCGGTTTTTGGTCACATGCCGCTTGTGATTACCAAAAACAAGAACTACTCGGCGTATGACTACAAGGACTTACTTCCGGCAATCGGTTTGAAAACCGAGGTGGTGGAACGGGTGCTTTCGATGAAGCTGAGAGTTGATGCACCGATGGTGCCAACAACATACCTCAACGGTGTCGGCGTGCAGACGCCGGAGCAAGCAGTATACTGGGATGGTAACTTCAATGTAGCTCCCAAGAACGTATATGGCGATGGAGACGGGGTTATGAATTTGGTTAGCGTTCTTGCTCTCGTGAATGATTTGCATAGACAACAACAGGCTAACATACACTTTAAGTTCGTCAAGATTGTTAATACTACACACTCTAACATTGTTGTTCAGGAGCACTCGCTCAAGAAGATCATGTATGAAATTCTAGAAGCAAATCGCTGA
- the LOC123190988 gene encoding CRS2-like protein, chloroplastic isoform X2, with translation MMRGKLWVRLAPFLSKRYVSSSSSPSCSATQPWLFIGLGNPGEKYQSTRHNVGFDMIDAFAESQNISLTKNHFKALFGEGMVDGIPVLLAKPQTYINLSGESAGALAAYYKLPLHRVVVAYDDTDLPCGVLRLQPKGGYGRHNGLKSVIYHFRKNREFGRLRGLDVRLVRWIPKLLCFRSSTRLVVNGKGLTEAARVANVDQKYKHLVSHDQQLL, from the exons ATGATGCGGGGAAAGCTTTGGGTCAGACTTGCTCCCTTTCTTTCTAAGCGGTATGTCTCTTCCTCATCATCACCATCATGCTCGGCAACCCAACCATGGCTCTTTATTGGCCTAGGTAACCCTGGTGAGAAGTACCAATCCACCAGACACAAC GTTGGGTTTGATATGATAGATGCATTTGCAGAGTCTCAGAACATATCCCTGACCAAAAATCACTTCAAAGCACTATTTGGTGAAG GGATGGTTGATGGCATCCCTGTTTTGCTTGCCAAGCCTCAAACATATATAAATCTCAGCGGTGAATCT GCTGGTGCACTTGCTGCCTATTATAAGCTTCCACTCCACCGTGTCGTAGTG GCATATGATGACACAGACCTGCCATGTGGAGTTCTTCGTTTACAACCTAAAGGCGGATATGGACGTCACAATGG GTTGAAGAGTGTGATATACCATTTTCGCAAGAACCGAGAATTTGGCCGATTAAGG GGATTGGACGTCCGCCTGGTCAGATGGATCCCAAAGCTTTTGTGCTTCAGAAGTTCAACAAGACTGGTCGTGAACGG CAAGGGTTTGACAGAGGCAGCAAGAGTGGCGAACGTGGATCAGAAGTACAAGCATCTGGTATCACATGACCAGCAGCTGTTGTAA
- the LOC123190988 gene encoding CRS2-like protein, chloroplastic isoform X1, whose amino-acid sequence MMRGKLWVRLAPFLSKRYVSSSSSPSCSATQPWLFIGLGNPGEKYQSTRHNVGFDMIDAFAESQNISLTKNHFKALFGEGMVDGIPVLLAKPQTYINLSGESAGALAAYYKLPLHRVVVAYDDTDLPCGVLRLQPKGGYGRHNGLKSVIYHFRKNREFGRLRVGIGRPPGQMDPKAFVLQKFNKTGRERIDSAIKEGADILKLVVSKGLTEAARVANVDQKYKHLVSHDQQLL is encoded by the exons ATGATGCGGGGAAAGCTTTGGGTCAGACTTGCTCCCTTTCTTTCTAAGCGGTATGTCTCTTCCTCATCATCACCATCATGCTCGGCAACCCAACCATGGCTCTTTATTGGCCTAGGTAACCCTGGTGAGAAGTACCAATCCACCAGACACAAC GTTGGGTTTGATATGATAGATGCATTTGCAGAGTCTCAGAACATATCCCTGACCAAAAATCACTTCAAAGCACTATTTGGTGAAG GGATGGTTGATGGCATCCCTGTTTTGCTTGCCAAGCCTCAAACATATATAAATCTCAGCGGTGAATCT GCTGGTGCACTTGCTGCCTATTATAAGCTTCCACTCCACCGTGTCGTAGTG GCATATGATGACACAGACCTGCCATGTGGAGTTCTTCGTTTACAACCTAAAGGCGGATATGGACGTCACAATGG GTTGAAGAGTGTGATATACCATTTTCGCAAGAACCGAGAATTTGGCCGATTAAGGGTTG GGATTGGACGTCCGCCTGGTCAGATGGATCCCAAAGCTTTTGTGCTTCAGAAGTTCAACAAGACTGGTCGTGAACGG ATTGATTCAGCCATAAAAGAGGGTGCTGACATCCTGAAGTTGGTGGTCAGCAAGGGTTTGACAGAGGCAGCAAGAGTGGCGAACGTGGATCAGAAGTACAAGCATCTGGTATCACATGACCAGCAGCTGTTGTAA
- the LOC123190988 gene encoding CRS2-like protein, chloroplastic isoform X3, giving the protein MMRGKLWVRLAPFLSKRYVSSSSSPSCSATQPWLFIGLGNPGEKYQSTRHNVGFDMIDAFAESQNISLTKNHFKALFGEGMVDGIPVLLAKPQTYINLSGESAGALAAYYKLPLHRVVVAYDDTDLPCGVLRLQPKGGYGRHNGLKSVIYHFRKNREFGRLRVGIGRPPGQMDPKAFVLQKFNKTGRERQGFDRGSKSGERGSEVQASGIT; this is encoded by the exons ATGATGCGGGGAAAGCTTTGGGTCAGACTTGCTCCCTTTCTTTCTAAGCGGTATGTCTCTTCCTCATCATCACCATCATGCTCGGCAACCCAACCATGGCTCTTTATTGGCCTAGGTAACCCTGGTGAGAAGTACCAATCCACCAGACACAAC GTTGGGTTTGATATGATAGATGCATTTGCAGAGTCTCAGAACATATCCCTGACCAAAAATCACTTCAAAGCACTATTTGGTGAAG GGATGGTTGATGGCATCCCTGTTTTGCTTGCCAAGCCTCAAACATATATAAATCTCAGCGGTGAATCT GCTGGTGCACTTGCTGCCTATTATAAGCTTCCACTCCACCGTGTCGTAGTG GCATATGATGACACAGACCTGCCATGTGGAGTTCTTCGTTTACAACCTAAAGGCGGATATGGACGTCACAATGG GTTGAAGAGTGTGATATACCATTTTCGCAAGAACCGAGAATTTGGCCGATTAAGGGTTG GGATTGGACGTCCGCCTGGTCAGATGGATCCCAAAGCTTTTGTGCTTCAGAAGTTCAACAAGACTGGTCGTGAACGG CAAGGGTTTGACAGAGGCAGCAAGAGTGGCGAACGTGGATCAGAAGTACAAGCATCTGGTATCACATGA
- the LOC123190988 gene encoding CRS2-like protein, chloroplastic isoform X4, with the protein MMRGKLWVRLAPFLSKRYVSSSSSPSCSATQPWLFIGLGNPGEKYQSTRHNVGFDMIDAFAESQNISLTKNHFKALFGEGMVDGIPVLLAKPQTYINLSGESAGALAAYYKLPLHRVVVAYDDTDLPCGVLRLQPKGGYGRHNGLKSVIYHFRKNREFGRLRGLDVRLVRWIPKLLCFRSSTRLVVNGLIQP; encoded by the exons ATGATGCGGGGAAAGCTTTGGGTCAGACTTGCTCCCTTTCTTTCTAAGCGGTATGTCTCTTCCTCATCATCACCATCATGCTCGGCAACCCAACCATGGCTCTTTATTGGCCTAGGTAACCCTGGTGAGAAGTACCAATCCACCAGACACAAC GTTGGGTTTGATATGATAGATGCATTTGCAGAGTCTCAGAACATATCCCTGACCAAAAATCACTTCAAAGCACTATTTGGTGAAG GGATGGTTGATGGCATCCCTGTTTTGCTTGCCAAGCCTCAAACATATATAAATCTCAGCGGTGAATCT GCTGGTGCACTTGCTGCCTATTATAAGCTTCCACTCCACCGTGTCGTAGTG GCATATGATGACACAGACCTGCCATGTGGAGTTCTTCGTTTACAACCTAAAGGCGGATATGGACGTCACAATGG GTTGAAGAGTGTGATATACCATTTTCGCAAGAACCGAGAATTTGGCCGATTAAGG GGATTGGACGTCCGCCTGGTCAGATGGATCCCAAAGCTTTTGTGCTTCAGAAGTTCAACAAGACTGGTCGTGAACGG ATTGATTCAGCCATAA